One Alkalicoccus halolimnae DNA segment encodes these proteins:
- a CDS encoding alpha-glucosidase/alpha-galactosidase → MNKITFIGAGSTIFAKNILGDCMFVPALNDFEFALFDIDEKRLAESEQMLTHLSKKYNKTIHIKAYKDRRPALEGAKYVVNAIQVGGYEPSTVIDFEVPKKYGLQQTIGDTIGIGGLFRTLRTLPVMLDIARDMEEVCPEAWLLNYTNPMAPLTAAMLLHTNIKTIGLCHSVQVCTDELFDRLGMDTENVEEYIAGINHMAWLLKVKRNGEDLYPEIKRRAREKQKESHDDIVRFELMERFGYYVTESSEHNAEYHPYFIKSKYPELIDRYQIPLDEYPRRCVKQIEDWETMREEVVNNTDVTHERSREYGSRIIEAMETNIPFKFGGNVVNTGGLISNLPENACVEVPCVADRSGIAPTYVGALPEQLAALNRTNINTQLLAVKAVVENSRDSVYQAALLDPHTAAELSIDDITAMCDELIEKHGDWLPDFK, encoded by the coding sequence ATGAATAAAATTACTTTTATAGGTGCAGGAAGCACCATTTTCGCTAAAAACATTCTCGGGGACTGTATGTTTGTCCCGGCGTTGAATGATTTTGAATTCGCCCTTTTCGATATTGACGAAAAAAGGCTCGCGGAATCGGAGCAGATGCTTACCCACCTTTCGAAAAAATACAATAAGACGATTCACATTAAAGCTTATAAGGACCGGCGTCCTGCTCTGGAAGGAGCGAAATACGTCGTCAATGCGATTCAGGTCGGCGGTTATGAACCGAGTACGGTCATTGACTTTGAAGTGCCGAAGAAGTACGGTCTTCAGCAGACTATTGGAGATACAATTGGCATCGGCGGACTTTTTCGTACACTTCGTACACTGCCGGTAATGCTGGATATCGCCCGTGATATGGAGGAAGTATGTCCCGAAGCATGGCTGTTAAATTACACTAATCCTATGGCGCCGCTCACCGCAGCGATGCTACTGCATACGAATATAAAAACGATCGGTCTTTGTCACAGTGTGCAGGTCTGCACGGATGAACTTTTTGACCGGCTTGGGATGGATACGGAAAATGTCGAGGAATATATAGCCGGAATTAACCATATGGCATGGCTGCTCAAAGTGAAGCGCAACGGGGAGGATCTGTATCCGGAAATTAAAAGACGTGCCCGTGAGAAACAGAAAGAATCCCACGATGATATAGTACGGTTTGAACTGATGGAACGCTTCGGTTACTACGTGACAGAATCTTCGGAGCATAACGCGGAATATCACCCCTATTTTATTAAATCAAAATATCCGGAACTGATTGACCGTTATCAAATTCCTCTTGATGAATATCCCCGCCGCTGCGTGAAGCAGATTGAAGACTGGGAAACGATGCGTGAGGAAGTTGTCAATAATACGGATGTAACGCATGAGCGCAGCCGGGAATATGGATCCCGTATTATCGAGGCAATGGAAACAAACATTCCGTTTAAATTCGGGGGGAATGTCGTAAACACGGGCGGGCTTATTTCCAACCTTCCTGAAAATGCCTGTGTGGAAGTTCCGTGTGTAGCAGACCGGAGCGGGATTGCACCGACGTATGTCGGAGCTCTTCCGGAGCAGCTGGCGGCCTTGAACCGGACGAATATTAATACACAGCTTCTGGCAGTGAAAGCGGTCGTTGAAAACAGCCGGGATTCCGTTTATCAGGCAGCACTGCTTGATCCGCATACCGCAGCAGAACTGTCCATTGATGATATCACCGCTATGTGCGATGAGCTGATTGAGAAACACGGAGATTGGCTCCCGGATTTCAAGTAA
- a CDS encoding amino acid ABC transporter permease — MLENLRDIIENPDIIVNTLPFLWRGIQLTLMVTFVGVFFGFIIGSLVGLMRLSKSKIVYGIATVYIEAVRGTPILVQALFLYFAVSDFFGINFSALQAGIIAIAINAGAYIAEIVRGGVESIDKGQTEAGRSIGMTSTQTMRYIVWPQAFRRMIPPLGNQFIVSLKDTSIFAVISLGEMTYLIRQYVSTTGDPFMPYIMLCLGYLIITIPCMVLLRRVERRLDV; from the coding sequence ATGCTTGAAAATTTAAGAGATATTATCGAGAATCCCGATATTATTGTTAATACCCTGCCATTCTTGTGGCGCGGTATTCAACTGACATTGATGGTTACGTTTGTTGGGGTGTTTTTCGGTTTTATTATAGGAAGTCTGGTCGGCTTGATGAGACTTTCGAAAAGCAAAATTGTTTATGGAATAGCGACCGTTTACATAGAAGCTGTCCGCGGTACGCCTATTCTGGTACAGGCATTATTTCTCTATTTTGCAGTTTCCGATTTCTTCGGGATCAATTTCAGTGCACTTCAGGCAGGTATTATTGCGATCGCGATTAACGCCGGCGCCTATATTGCAGAAATCGTCCGCGGGGGAGTGGAATCAATTGACAAAGGGCAGACAGAGGCCGGCCGTTCCATCGGGATGACTTCTACGCAGACGATGCGTTATATCGTCTGGCCGCAGGCTTTCCGGCGGATGATTCCTCCGCTCGGTAACCAGTTTATTGTCAGTCTGAAGGATACTTCTATCTTTGCTGTTATTTCTCTTGGAGAAATGACGTATTTAATCAGGCAGTATGTAAGTACGACGGGGGACCCTTTTATGCCGTATATTATGCTCTGTCTTGGCTATCTGATTATTACCATTCCATGTATGGTACTGTTACGCCGCGTAGAACGGAGGTTGGATGTTTAA
- a CDS encoding amino acid ABC transporter ATP-binding protein, translated as MITVKNLHKSFGDTEVLSGIDAHVEEKEVVCVIGPSGSGKSTFLRCLNMLEEITSGDVEIDGERLTDPKTNINTLRSQVGMVFQHFNLFPHKTVLENVTIGPLKVKGTKKEEADSQAKALLDKVGLGDKANAYPGSLSGGQKQRVAIARALAMNPKVMLFDEPTSALDPELVGDVLEVMKDLAKEGMTMVVVTHEMGFAREMGDRVIFMDKGVIMEEGKPEAIFDNPQNERTQAFLSKLI; from the coding sequence ATGATTACAGTTAAAAATCTTCACAAAAGCTTCGGGGACACAGAAGTACTGAGCGGAATAGATGCTCACGTGGAAGAGAAGGAAGTCGTGTGTGTCATTGGACCATCGGGTTCTGGAAAAAGTACCTTTCTGCGCTGCCTGAATATGCTGGAAGAAATAACTTCTGGAGATGTGGAAATCGATGGAGAACGACTTACAGATCCGAAGACGAATATAAATACCCTCCGTTCGCAGGTAGGTATGGTATTTCAGCATTTCAATCTTTTTCCGCATAAAACGGTTCTGGAGAATGTGACGATCGGACCGTTAAAAGTGAAAGGGACGAAAAAAGAAGAAGCAGACAGCCAGGCGAAAGCGCTGCTTGATAAGGTAGGGCTGGGTGATAAAGCCAATGCTTATCCCGGAAGTCTTTCCGGCGGTCAGAAACAGCGTGTGGCTATTGCGAGGGCACTTGCGATGAATCCGAAAGTGATGCTCTTTGATGAACCGACCTCGGCTCTTGACCCGGAACTGGTCGGGGACGTACTTGAAGTAATGAAGGACCTTGCCAAGGAAGGGATGACCATGGTGGTCGTTACCCACGAAATGGGCTTTGCCCGTGAAATGGGGGACCGGGTTATTTTCATGGATAAAGGCGTTATTATGGAAGAAGGGAAACCGGAAGCGATTTTCGATAACCCTCAAAACGAGCGGACTCAGGCGTTTTTGAGCAAGTTAATTTAA
- a CDS encoding phosphatase PAP2 family protein, translated as MDKLTERLINYDESIFLYVNRDLRCRTLDILMPRLTHLGGAFFTLSLLLLLFTAGGFSDSYGAVSAFAALGLSHVAVHLLKKKYNRERPYASLKDVHLHTNKLKDYSFPSGHTTAAFSLAVLFSLYLPLFSVLFLPAAAVIMLSRIYLGLHYPSDCVSGVFIGSMAAISFYYIPMPI; from the coding sequence TTGGATAAACTAACGGAGCGGCTCATCAATTACGATGAATCTATATTTTTATACGTGAACCGGGACCTGCGATGCCGGACGCTGGACATTTTAATGCCCCGGCTGACACATCTCGGCGGCGCTTTCTTTACATTATCGCTTCTATTGTTGCTTTTTACCGCCGGGGGATTCTCCGACTCGTACGGCGCAGTTTCTGCTTTCGCAGCTCTCGGCCTCAGCCACGTCGCAGTGCACCTTTTAAAAAAGAAATATAATCGTGAACGCCCATATGCTTCATTAAAAGACGTCCATCTTCATACAAATAAGCTGAAAGACTACTCCTTTCCATCCGGCCATACAACTGCTGCGTTTTCTCTCGCTGTCCTATTTTCATTGTACCTGCCTCTTTTTTCTGTCCTATTTCTTCCCGCCGCGGCCGTTATCATGCTTTCCCGCATCTATCTCGGCCTTCATTACCCTTCCGACTGTGTATCGGGTGTATTTATAGGCAGTATGGCTGCGATTTCTTTTTACTATATTCCAATGCCCATATAA
- a CDS encoding YolD-like family protein: MEEFLRRGNLMWEGSRMMLHEHREALEKYHEEKLKQPPPDPSPEDLSEMGAAAMDSLQYEMDVIVTYWKEGFYYEVPGIIDRVDQARREIKFEGEWIPFHHLRWIERKDV; this comes from the coding sequence ATGGAAGAATTTTTACGCCGAGGTAATTTAATGTGGGAAGGCAGCCGGATGATGCTTCACGAACACCGGGAGGCACTGGAGAAATACCATGAAGAAAAATTAAAGCAGCCGCCGCCGGATCCATCTCCGGAAGACCTGTCAGAAATGGGAGCTGCTGCGATGGACTCGCTTCAATATGAAATGGACGTGATTGTGACGTATTGGAAAGAGGGTTTTTACTATGAAGTGCCGGGCATTATCGACAGAGTGGATCAAGCACGCAGGGAGATAAAATTCGAAGGGGAGTGGATCCCTTTTCATCACCTGCGCTGGATAGAAAGAAAAGACGTATGA
- a CDS encoding PEP/pyruvate-binding domain-containing protein has translation MIVWLHEERKGHLETVGGKGLHLVDMIKAGLPVPPGFVVTTKTYQQFLEISGIKEIIRLEVEALHSGHSSIEKASGTIQRAFLSAAVPEEISREIKKAYRELGMPPVAARSSATAEDLPEMSFAGQHDTYLNLEREEDVLTSVQKCWASLWNERALSYRMERGVIQKPERLSLAVVVQKMAQAEKAGVLFTANILNNRRDQILINSSWGSGESVVAGAVNPDQFIIDKKTGHVEMRIAQKKWQISHTDGENVKEAVTEARQKEASLTKDELRALYELAGRVDDIYREPMDTEWIVGEEGLFIVQARPVTKLFPPASPWDDPEKYGLRIYLSFHRVAQGITMPFTPMGLEVQKLEMWGALKAVGIDGGTNLRHYKTAAGRIYWDITAVLKNPGRWRRLADGLAEKDPHAGQILEELLYAKQEEVEKSRAKLFLPPVFFLKTKQLFGLFRASGRRPVRSEAHCLAIAREHLLLRELKRAQAGTTAQKWQWIEETMERAMEVIIQQTMFFLPGLQAEKRLRKKCASWFGSEEEIAPLLYNLPNSVTSKMGMELLGAARTYSREGTSPREEDTLIQRFLERYGHRSNVELDVGTPTWKEDPQYIVQMIENYMKIGDDQLQEKMQGAERAQKAAEQLIEKIAAQEGRREAKKAAADIRLLRRLLGLRERPKYDFVRSLAMIREVLSEIGEELVHEGRLTSKENVFYLTKEDLFSHRHYLDLAAAERKILMEKQKEWKTIPRFMTNTGECFFEPERPGENEGLRGVPVSGGTYTGVIKVIDDPREADLQPGEILVTHSTDPSWTPLFLTAGALILETGGPGSHGGIVAREYGLPAVAGIENVSGKFRTGERVYVDGYTGKIKRVE, from the coding sequence ATGATTGTGTGGCTCCACGAAGAAAGGAAAGGACATCTGGAGACAGTAGGAGGGAAGGGGCTCCATCTTGTTGACATGATTAAGGCCGGTCTTCCGGTTCCGCCAGGGTTTGTTGTAACAACGAAAACGTACCAGCAGTTTCTTGAGATCTCCGGGATAAAAGAGATCATACGCCTTGAAGTGGAAGCACTGCACAGCGGACATTCCTCCATCGAAAAAGCCTCCGGTACGATTCAGAGAGCTTTCTTATCAGCGGCAGTTCCGGAAGAAATAAGCAGGGAAATAAAGAAAGCGTACCGGGAACTTGGCATGCCGCCCGTTGCAGCACGTTCTTCTGCAACAGCGGAAGATCTGCCGGAAATGTCGTTTGCAGGGCAGCACGATACCTATTTAAATCTTGAAAGAGAGGAAGATGTGCTCACATCTGTACAGAAATGCTGGGCATCTTTATGGAATGAAAGAGCCCTGTCGTACAGGATGGAGCGCGGCGTGATACAGAAACCTGAAAGACTTTCACTTGCTGTAGTTGTCCAGAAGATGGCTCAGGCCGAAAAAGCAGGGGTGCTGTTTACTGCTAACATTCTGAATAACCGGCGCGATCAGATACTTATCAATTCCTCCTGGGGTTCCGGTGAAAGCGTCGTAGCAGGAGCGGTGAACCCGGACCAGTTTATAATCGATAAAAAGACAGGGCATGTGGAAATGCGGATCGCCCAAAAAAAGTGGCAGATCAGTCACACGGATGGTGAAAATGTGAAGGAAGCAGTAACGGAAGCCAGACAGAAAGAGGCGAGCCTCACGAAGGACGAGCTGCGAGCTTTGTATGAACTGGCAGGACGTGTGGATGACATTTACCGGGAGCCGATGGATACGGAGTGGATAGTCGGAGAAGAAGGGCTTTTCATCGTTCAGGCGCGGCCGGTCACAAAGCTGTTTCCGCCCGCTTCCCCGTGGGATGATCCGGAAAAGTACGGTCTGCGCATCTACTTGTCGTTTCACCGGGTAGCACAGGGAATTACCATGCCGTTTACGCCAATGGGGCTGGAAGTGCAGAAACTGGAGATGTGGGGAGCTTTAAAAGCGGTGGGAATTGATGGAGGAACGAATCTGCGCCATTACAAAACAGCGGCCGGCAGAATATACTGGGATATTACTGCAGTATTGAAAAACCCGGGACGCTGGAGAAGACTGGCAGACGGTCTGGCGGAAAAAGATCCGCACGCTGGTCAGATTCTGGAGGAACTGCTTTACGCAAAGCAGGAAGAAGTAGAGAAAAGCAGAGCGAAACTGTTTCTTCCGCCTGTTTTTTTCCTGAAAACGAAGCAGCTTTTCGGGCTCTTCCGTGCTTCTGGAAGAAGGCCTGTAAGATCGGAAGCCCACTGTCTGGCGATTGCCAGAGAACATCTGCTGCTGCGGGAACTGAAGCGGGCACAGGCAGGAACAACTGCTCAAAAATGGCAGTGGATAGAAGAAACGATGGAAAGAGCAATGGAAGTTATTATTCAGCAGACGATGTTTTTCCTTCCGGGTCTTCAGGCAGAAAAAAGGCTGCGTAAAAAATGCGCCTCCTGGTTCGGGAGTGAAGAAGAAATTGCTCCGCTTCTGTACAACCTTCCAAACAGCGTGACCTCAAAAATGGGTATGGAACTTCTTGGAGCGGCAAGGACTTATAGCAGGGAAGGGACGTCCCCTCGTGAGGAAGATACCCTCATCCAGAGGTTTTTAGAAAGATACGGCCACCGGTCGAACGTGGAACTCGACGTCGGTACACCAACGTGGAAGGAAGATCCGCAGTACATTGTGCAGATGATTGAAAATTACATGAAGATTGGCGATGACCAGCTTCAGGAAAAAATGCAGGGCGCGGAGCGTGCACAAAAAGCAGCTGAACAGCTGATAGAAAAAATTGCTGCTCAGGAGGGCCGCAGAGAAGCAAAGAAAGCGGCAGCTGACATCCGGCTGCTCAGGCGCCTTCTCGGGCTGAGGGAACGTCCAAAGTACGACTTTGTCCGTTCTCTGGCGATGATCAGGGAGGTACTATCGGAAATTGGAGAAGAACTCGTCCATGAAGGACGGCTCACCAGCAAGGAAAACGTCTTTTACTTAACAAAGGAGGATCTTTTCAGTCACAGACACTATCTTGACCTGGCAGCCGCAGAGCGGAAAATCCTTATGGAAAAACAGAAAGAGTGGAAAACGATTCCGAGGTTTATGACGAACACAGGGGAATGCTTTTTCGAACCTGAACGCCCCGGCGAAAACGAAGGACTGCGCGGGGTGCCTGTTTCCGGAGGAACCTATACGGGAGTGATCAAGGTTATCGATGACCCGCGGGAAGCGGATTTACAACCGGGGGAAATCCTCGTCACCCACAGCACTGACCCGAGCTGGACGCCTCTTTTCCTCACCGCCGGAGCGCTCATTTTAGAAACCGGCGGACCGGGTTCCCACGGCGGTATCGTGGCCAGGGAGTACGGCCTTCCGGCAGTGGCAGGAATCGAAAATGTCAGCGGAAAATTCAGGACCGGAGAACGAGTATACGTTGATGGCTATACCGGAAAAATAAAAAGAGTAGAGTAA
- the nirB gene encoding nitrite reductase large subunit NirB, with protein sequence MNKKKLVLIGNGMAGMNTVEKVVEADPDAFEITVFGKENHPNYNRIMLSSILQGNTKFEDISIHSHSWYDDNNVRLHTGEEVVTIDKENKKVVTDKGREVFYDKLIIATGSNPFILPVPGTEKEEVLPFRTLEHCRYMIESAGRFKKAVVIGGGLLGLEAARGLLNLGLEVDVVHLGKHLMDRQLDETGARLLQKDLEEQGMNFLLEKKTSKITGNDKVEHVHFSDGTRVETDMVVMSVGVSPNIGVAEENGIETSRGILVNDKMETKVKDIFAVGECAEHEGITYGLVSPLYEQADVLAEQLTGNGGSVYNGSLLYTQLKISGIDVFLAGNLQESEKTDTVQLYDAINRVYKKLIIADDVIQGAVLYGDVKQQTKVLSFISNQKIISEKEMQGIVFAGEEENIVQSLSPHAHICQCNSVSKEEIICSVNENNLKTTEEIKEQTKASSSCGGCKPMVAELLAYINSDDFNEYTKKQSLCACTNKTEEEIVEDIQLRQLKTSREVREEPGWTNREGCEICLPALRYYTNIIFMEEQAENFLSAAVIEEEEGTCALTLQTEGGEVTPDLLNKASAAAEKFGIPSMQLTPGQRLRFSGVKKEMAADLVREFNMDFLPADYYTLEPVQTLPSRGSVKDNRSAVLQVAASLEKQLLYVPTPWFVKLRIGASAEEISEVKRSAVGLMQVEKGWEMYIDGELLCTAQTEETVIRQFRVLFQYYRESAKFREEITAWATRVSFIHIREVLFDIEVSDILSERLTKEAGQRDKWTAAVV encoded by the coding sequence ATGAATAAGAAAAAGCTCGTACTGATAGGGAATGGAATGGCGGGGATGAACACAGTGGAGAAAGTAGTGGAGGCAGATCCTGATGCCTTTGAAATTACGGTGTTTGGGAAAGAAAACCATCCCAACTATAACCGTATCATGCTTTCTTCCATTTTACAGGGGAATACGAAATTTGAGGACATTTCGATTCACTCCCACTCCTGGTATGACGATAACAATGTCAGGCTGCATACGGGAGAAGAAGTAGTGACGATAGATAAAGAAAACAAAAAAGTCGTAACAGATAAAGGGAGAGAGGTATTCTACGATAAGCTGATTATTGCCACCGGCTCCAACCCTTTTATACTTCCTGTACCCGGTACGGAAAAAGAGGAAGTGCTTCCTTTTCGAACGCTGGAACACTGCCGCTACATGATCGAGTCTGCCGGCCGCTTTAAAAAAGCGGTGGTTATAGGAGGGGGCCTGCTCGGACTGGAAGCAGCAAGAGGGCTGCTAAACCTTGGCCTGGAAGTGGACGTTGTTCATCTTGGAAAACATCTGATGGACCGGCAGCTGGACGAAACAGGAGCCCGTCTTCTGCAGAAAGACCTGGAAGAACAGGGGATGAATTTTCTGCTGGAAAAAAAGACGTCCAAAATCACTGGAAATGACAAAGTGGAACACGTTCATTTTTCCGATGGGACGCGGGTGGAAACCGACATGGTGGTGATGTCGGTCGGCGTCTCCCCAAACATCGGGGTGGCGGAAGAAAACGGCATCGAAACAAGCCGCGGTATTCTCGTTAACGATAAAATGGAAACGAAAGTGAAGGATATCTTTGCAGTAGGTGAATGCGCCGAACATGAAGGAATAACTTACGGTCTCGTCAGTCCATTATATGAACAGGCGGATGTGCTTGCAGAACAACTTACGGGGAACGGCGGAAGTGTGTACAACGGTTCGCTTCTCTACACCCAGCTGAAGATTTCCGGTATTGACGTTTTTTTAGCGGGAAATCTGCAGGAATCAGAAAAGACAGATACCGTACAGCTTTACGATGCGATAAACAGAGTCTACAAAAAATTGATTATTGCTGACGATGTTATTCAAGGGGCGGTACTGTACGGGGACGTTAAACAGCAGACGAAAGTCCTTTCTTTCATTTCCAATCAAAAGATCATTTCTGAAAAAGAGATGCAGGGAATCGTTTTCGCGGGAGAGGAAGAAAATATCGTCCAGTCGCTTTCCCCTCATGCCCACATCTGCCAATGCAACAGCGTTTCAAAAGAAGAAATCATTTGCTCTGTTAACGAAAACAACCTGAAAACGACAGAAGAAATCAAAGAACAGACGAAAGCCTCCAGCTCCTGCGGCGGCTGTAAACCGATGGTGGCGGAGCTGCTTGCCTATATAAACAGTGATGATTTCAATGAATACACAAAAAAACAGAGCCTCTGTGCCTGTACGAATAAAACAGAGGAAGAAATCGTAGAAGATATTCAGCTCAGGCAGTTGAAAACTTCGCGGGAAGTCAGGGAAGAACCGGGCTGGACCAACAGGGAAGGGTGCGAAATATGTCTGCCTGCTCTGCGGTATTATACAAATATCATTTTTATGGAAGAGCAGGCGGAGAATTTTCTTTCTGCAGCGGTGATAGAGGAAGAAGAGGGGACGTGTGCCCTTACGCTGCAGACAGAAGGCGGGGAAGTGACCCCGGACCTGTTAAACAAAGCTTCCGCGGCTGCAGAAAAATTCGGGATCCCTTCCATGCAGCTGACCCCCGGCCAGCGGCTTCGTTTCTCGGGAGTTAAAAAAGAAATGGCTGCGGACCTGGTCCGGGAATTTAATATGGATTTTCTGCCGGCGGATTATTATACTCTGGAGCCGGTGCAGACCCTTCCATCCCGGGGGAGCGTCAAAGATAACCGTTCAGCCGTGCTGCAGGTGGCGGCATCTTTGGAAAAACAGCTTTTATACGTGCCGACTCCGTGGTTTGTAAAGCTGCGGATCGGCGCTTCTGCGGAGGAGATCTCTGAAGTGAAAAGAAGTGCGGTCGGCTTGATGCAGGTAGAGAAAGGCTGGGAAATGTATATTGATGGAGAGCTGCTGTGCACGGCTCAAACGGAAGAAACAGTTATTCGACAGTTTCGTGTTCTCTTTCAATACTACCGGGAAAGTGCCAAGTTTCGTGAGGAGATCACAGCGTGGGCAACCAGAGTAAGCTTTATTCATATTCGGGAAGTCCTTTTTGATATAGAAGTCTCAGATATTCTGTCGGAGCGTTTAACTAAAGAAGCAGGGCAGCGGGATAAATGGACGGCTGCTGTCGTTTAG
- the nasC gene encoding assimilatory nitrate reductase catalytic subunit NasC has translation MKHSMLNYYREKQQQAESEKVYNTQCPFCSMQCKKQVIEQTFVKRKSYKTQGIDNPTTQGRLCVKGLNAYQHAVHKDRLMEPLIKKNGEFVPAGWDEALELIREKFSAVQKEAGKDALSVYGSASITNEESYLLGKFARAGLETKHIDYNGRFCMASAATAGKAVLGMDRGLTNSLEEIPKTKCLLLAGTNIAECQPTIMPYFEEAKKNGAYIIVIDPRETETAAMADLHLKVKPGKDAALANALIKVLFNENLIDETFVKERTKGFSEVKEHMDNLNLEETAASAGVPLKDVEKAAKTFAKSSSGMVFTARGIEQQTDGHMTVRNFLNLVLLTGKIGREGSGYGAITGQGNGQGGREHGQKCDQLPGYRSIEDPESRRFIADLWGMEEEQLPGKGVSAYEMMEKMQEGEIKGMLLVCSNPVVSNPNAAFVKKAIQNLDFFVAVDLFISETAEMADVILPSTSYLEDEGTMTNVEGRVTLREANKKPPGQTRHDWKIICDIAEVMGKGEFFRFQSAEDIFNELREASRGGSADYYGITYERIREEQGILWPCPDISHKGTKRLFEHGFAFEDKKALLTAVTNEAASGKEQPSVNYPLYLTTGRVMSHYLTGVQTRKSSNLAARFFESFMEIHPETAEKYAIPESELVEVHSARGSIVVRSKWTRKIRKDTIFVPFHWAEEQNVNMLIPKDLDPVCGMPGYKSSAVRVQKYEPATRKVE, from the coding sequence ATGAAACATTCAATGCTTAATTATTACCGGGAGAAACAGCAGCAGGCAGAGTCAGAAAAAGTATACAATACCCAGTGTCCCTTCTGCAGCATGCAGTGTAAAAAACAGGTGATTGAACAGACATTTGTAAAAAGAAAGAGCTACAAAACGCAGGGAATAGATAATCCGACGACGCAGGGAAGACTGTGCGTCAAAGGATTGAATGCTTACCAGCACGCCGTTCATAAAGACCGGCTGATGGAGCCGCTGATCAAAAAGAACGGCGAATTTGTACCAGCCGGCTGGGATGAAGCGCTGGAGCTTATCAGGGAAAAATTTTCGGCTGTTCAAAAAGAGGCCGGTAAAGACGCACTCAGCGTTTACGGCAGCGCTTCTATTACAAATGAAGAATCGTATTTACTTGGAAAGTTTGCACGGGCAGGACTGGAGACGAAGCATATTGATTATAACGGACGCTTCTGCATGGCTTCTGCGGCTACGGCAGGAAAAGCTGTCCTTGGCATGGACCGTGGTCTGACAAACTCACTCGAGGAAATTCCAAAGACGAAGTGTCTTCTGCTTGCCGGTACGAATATAGCCGAGTGTCAGCCGACTATTATGCCTTACTTTGAAGAGGCAAAGAAGAACGGGGCTTATATCATCGTAATTGACCCCCGGGAAACCGAAACAGCAGCGATGGCGGACCTTCATCTAAAGGTGAAGCCCGGAAAAGACGCAGCGCTTGCCAACGCCCTGATCAAAGTATTGTTTAACGAAAACCTTATAGACGAAACGTTTGTGAAAGAAAGAACAAAGGGTTTCTCCGAAGTGAAAGAGCACATGGATAATCTGAATTTGGAGGAAACAGCAGCTTCTGCCGGAGTGCCTCTGAAAGATGTGGAGAAAGCTGCGAAAACTTTTGCTAAATCGTCTTCGGGTATGGTTTTTACAGCCCGCGGGATCGAGCAGCAGACCGATGGCCATATGACGGTCCGCAACTTTTTAAACCTCGTGCTTTTAACAGGAAAAATAGGCAGGGAAGGTTCCGGCTACGGAGCAATTACCGGTCAGGGGAACGGTCAGGGGGGGAGAGAGCACGGCCAGAAGTGCGATCAGCTTCCGGGCTACCGCTCGATTGAAGACCCTGAATCCCGGCGCTTTATAGCAGACCTATGGGGAATGGAAGAAGAACAACTGCCCGGCAAAGGCGTTTCTGCCTATGAAATGATGGAAAAAATGCAGGAAGGTGAAATAAAAGGGATGCTGCTCGTCTGTTCCAATCCTGTGGTCTCCAATCCAAATGCCGCTTTTGTAAAAAAAGCGATACAAAACCTCGATTTCTTTGTAGCAGTTGATCTGTTCATATCGGAAACGGCGGAGATGGCCGACGTTATTCTCCCTTCCACCTCCTACTTGGAAGACGAAGGAACGATGACGAACGTCGAAGGACGGGTCACACTCAGAGAAGCGAACAAAAAGCCGCCCGGTCAAACGCGGCACGACTGGAAAATTATCTGCGATATTGCTGAAGTGATGGGGAAAGGGGAGTTTTTCCGTTTTCAATCGGCGGAAGATATTTTTAATGAACTGAGGGAAGCAAGCCGAGGAGGATCGGCTGATTATTACGGAATTACCTATGAGCGTATTCGGGAGGAACAGGGAATCCTTTGGCCGTGTCCGGATATAAGCCATAAGGGAACGAAGCGGCTCTTTGAGCATGGTTTTGCCTTCGAGGATAAAAAAGCCTTATTAACTGCAGTCACAAACGAAGCGGCGTCCGGAAAAGAGCAGCCGAGTGTAAACTATCCTCTGTATTTAACTACGGGACGTGTCATGTCGCATTATTTAACGGGGGTGCAGACGAGAAAGAGCAGCAATCTGGCTGCACGCTTTTTCGAATCTTTTATGGAAATCCATCCGGAAACAGCAGAAAAGTATGCTATTCCGGAAAGTGAGCTTGTGGAGGTTCACTCTGCGAGAGGTTCAATTGTTGTCAGAAGCAAATGGACGAGAAAAATAAGAAAAGATACTATATTTGTCCCGTTTCACTGGGCAGAAGAACAAAATGTGAATATGCTTATTCCAAAAGATTTAGACCCGGTCTGCGGCATGCCGGGTTACAAATCCTCTGCCGTACGTGTACAGAAATATGAGCCGGCTACAAGGAAGGTGGAATAA